Below is a window of Streptomyces spongiicola DNA.
CGGGCGGCGACCGCGCGCTCGGTCTCCTCGCGGAGTGCGGCCGCGGCCCGCTCGGCCGCGGCCTTCACCTCGTCGGCCTGCTCCTCGGCCTCGGCGCGCAGCCGGTCCGCCTCGGTACGGGTGCGCTCCAGCGTCTCCTCGGCCTGCCGGCGCAGCGCCGTGGCCCGCTCGATGGCCTCGGTGCGGACGCGCTCGCTGTCCGCGTTGGCCTTGGACCGCACGTCGTCGGCGTCGGCCTTCGCCTTCGTCAGCAGGTCCTCGGCGGTCTTCGCCGCCTCCTCGATCTGCTGGACGGCCTCCCGGCGCGCCTCGCCGCGGATCCGCTCGCCCTCGGCGACGGCCTCGGACCTCAGCTGCTCGGCCTCGCCGCGCAGCCGCCGGGCCTCCTCCTGGAGTTCGACGGTCTTGGCGCGGTACTCCTTGGTGTCGTCCTTCGCCGCGCCCTTGAGCTCCTCGGCCGTGTCATGGGCCTCGGCGCGCAGCCGGTCCGCCTCGGTCTCGGCCTCGCGGCGGATCCGCTCGGCCTCCTCGGCGGCCTTGCGGGTGGTGTCCTTGGCGTCCTCCGACGCCTTGTCCAGGACCTCCTCGGCGGTCCGCGCGGCCTTGGCGAGCTGGGCGGCGGAGTCTTCGGCGGCGACCGTACGGGCCTTCTCGGCCGCCTCCGCGACGAGCTTCTCCGCCTCGGCCCTGGCGTCGGCCAGCGCCTGCTCGGCCTCGCTCTTGAGGTTCTCGGCGTCCTTGGTGGCCTCGGCGACGAGCCGGGCGATCTCCGACTTGGCGGTCCGGGCCCGCTGCTCGTTCGCCGACTCGGCGTTCGCGAGCAGCCTGCCCGCGGACTCCTTGGCCTCGGCGACCGTCTTGTCGGCCTGCGCACGGGCCTCGCGGAGCCGGTCCTCCGCCTCCTGCATCCGCTGCCCGGCGCTCCGGCCGAGTTCGGCGGCCTGCTGGCGGGCCTGGTCGGACTCGGCGGTCGTCGCGGAGCGGAGCTGCTCGGCGTGGCTGGTGGCCTCGCGGGCCTGGACGGAGGCGGCGTTCAGCAGCCGTTCGGCGTCCCTGCGGGCGCGCAGCAGGACCGACTCGGCCTCGGCGCGGGCGGTCTCCGCCTCCGAGCTGAGCCGCTGCCGGGCCTCCTCGGCGACCCGGGCGGCCTCGGCGCGGGCGGCGGCGAGCGCCTGCTCGGCCTCGGCGCGCGACTCGTCCAGCAGCCGGCGGGCCTGGGCCTCGCTGCGGGCGCGGAGCTGCTCCGCCCACGCCACGTTCTCGTTGACGTGCGCCTCGACGGTCTGCCGGCGTTCCGCCAGCTCCTGGTCGAGCCGCTGGCGGCGCTGGTTCGCCTCGGTGTGCAACTCGGCCTGCAGGCGGGCCTGGTGCTCGGCGTGCTCCTGGAGGATGCGCTGGGTCTGGGCCCGGACCTCGCGCAGCTCCCGCTCGGCGTCCGAGCGCAACTGCTCGGCCTGGATCTGGGCGTTCCGGAGCAGTTGCTCGGCCTGGTAGCCGATGTCGGCGCTGTCGTAGGCGGGACGGGACGCGATGGTGCGGCGCGCCTCGTGGAGCTTGGCGCGCAACACCTCGACCTGGTATCCGAGGTCATCGGCGTGCTGGACGGCCTTCTCCCGCTCGGTCTTCAGCCGGTCCATCTCGGCTTCGAACCGCGAGAGGTGGTCGTCGTCAGCTCGGTGGCTCTCCTGGCGTTCGTAGCCCCGCACTGCGCGGTCCCATCCGTCCCCTGGTCGCAACTCTCTACAGACGAGCGCCGTTCGCCTGAACGGCCCCCCGGGGAAATGGTGTCAGATCAGTAACGAGGACGCGGCGCGGCCCCGACCCGGCCCCGGCCCGGAGCGGCCCACTCTACCGGGCCGGGAATCCCGGCGGTCAGTGCTCCGCTGATGAGGGGGCGGCGGAAGTGACCAGTTCGGTGAGGACTCCGTGGCAGTCCTTGGGGTGCAGGAACGTGATCCTGGAGCCCATCGAGCCGGTGCGGGGCTCGTCGTAGAGGACGCGTACGCCCTTGCCCCGGATGTCGTCGGCGGCACCGTCCACGTCCGCCGTGCCGAAGGCGATGTGGTGGACCCCCTCGCCGTTCCTCGCCAGCCACTTCCCGACCGCGGAGTCCTCGCGGGTGGGCTCGAGCAGCTGGAGGTAGGAGGCCCCGCCGTCCGAGGTCTCGTTGATCTTGAGCATGGCCTCCCGGACGCCCTGCTCCTCGTTGACCTCCGTGTGGAAGACCTCGAAGCCGTACGTGGCCCGGTAGAACTCGACGGTCCGCTCCAGGTCGAAGCAGGCGATCCCGATGTGGTCGATTCGCGTCAGCATGCCTCCAGTGCAGCGCTCCCGGCGGTGGTTACGCAACGTGCGCGCGATCACACGCGCAGCCCGGTGACCCGGATGCCGACCGCTCAGTACAGTTCGAGTAAACCCTCGTTCACTCCTCAGCCGCCGTGCTGGAAGGGGATCGCCTCTCATGACCGGAACGAAAAGCACCACATCCGTCATCGTCGCCGGGGCCCGCACTCCGATGGGGCGGCTGCTCGGCTCTCTGAAGTCCTTCTCCGGCGCCGACCTGGGCGGCTTCGCCATCAAGGCCGCGCTGGACCGGGCCGGCATCGGCGGCGACCAGGTGCAGTACGTGATCATGGGCCAGGTCCTGCAGGCCGGCGCCGGGCAGATCCCGGCCCGGCAGGCGGCCGTCAAGGCGGGCATCCCGATGAGCGTCCCGGCGCTCACGGTGAACAAGGTGTGCCTGTCCGGACTCGACGCGATCGCCCTCGCGGACCAGCTGATCCGTGCGGGTGAATTCGACATCGTCGTGGCCGGCGGCCAGGAGTCCATGACCAACGCGCCGCATCTGCTGCCGAAGTCCCGCGAGGGCTTCAAGTACGGCGCGATCGGGATGCTCGACGCCATGGCGCACGACGGTCTCACCGACTCGTTCGAGGGCATCGCCATGGGCGAGTCCACCGAGAAGCACAACACCCGCCTCGGCATCGCCCGTCCGGAGCAGGACGAGGTCGCCGCGCTGTCCCACCAGCGCGCCGCCGCCGCACAGAAGAACGGCCTGTTCGAGGCCGAGATCACGCCCGTCGAGATCCCGCAGCGCAAGGGCGAGCCGGTCGTCTTCAGCAAGGACGAGGGTATCCGCGCCGAGACCACCGCGGAGTCGCTGGGCAAGCTGCGCCCCGCGTTCGCCAAGGACGGCACGATCACGGCCGGCACCTCCTCGCAGATCTCCGACGGCGCCGCCGCCGTGGTCGTGATGAGCAAGGCCAGGGCCGAGGAACTCGGTCTGGACTGGATCGCCGAGATCGGTGCCCACGGGAACGTCGCAGGCCCGGACAACTCGCTCCAGTCCCAGCCGTCCAACGCGATCGCGCACGCCCTGGGGAAGGAGGGCCTGGAGGTCTCGGACCTCGACCTCATCGAGATCAACGAGGCGTTCGCCGCGGTCGCCGTGCAGTCGATGAAGGATCTCGGGGTGTCCCCGGAAAAGGTGAACGTCAACGGCGGGGCGATCGCCCTGGGCCACCCGATCGGCATGTCCGGCGCCCGTATCGTGCTCCATCTCGCGCTGGAGCTGAGGCGGCGCGGCGGCGGGATCGGGGCGGCGGCGCTGTGCGGCGGCGGCGGCCAGGGCGACGCGCTGATCGTGCGCGTGCCGGCGAAGTAAGCCTCTCGGAGATCGGAGCACGCACGATGGTGGACGTCCCCCAGCTGGTCGCCCAGGCGAGGGAGGGCAGGCCGCGGGCCGTGGCCCGGCTGATCTCACTCGTCGAGGGGGCGTCCCCGCAGCTCCGCGAGGTCATGGCGGAACTCGCGCCGCTGACCGGCGGCGCGTACGTGGTGGGCCTGACCGGTTCGCCGGGCGTCGGCAAGTCGACGTCCACCTCGGCGCTGGTGACGGCGTACCGGAAGGCCGGCCGGCGCGTCGGCGTGCTCGCCGTCGACCCGTCGTCCCCGTTCAGCGGCGGTGCGCTGCTCGGGGACCGGGTGCGGATGTCCGACCACGCCTCCGACCCGGGGGTCTACATCCGCTCGATGGCCACCCGCGGCCACCTCGGCGGCCTGGCCTGGGCCGCGCCGCAGGCGATCCGCGTGCTCGACGCGGCCGGCTGCGACGTGGTGCTCGTGGAGACGGTCGGGGTCGGTCAGTCGGAGGTGGAGATCGCCTCCCAGGCCGACACGTCCGTGGTGCTGCTGGCCCCCGGTATGGGCGACGGCATCCAGGCCGCGAAGGCGGGGATCCTGGAGATCGGCGACGTGTACGTGGTCAACAAGGCGGACCGCGACGGCGCCGACGCCACCGCCCGCGAACTCAACCACATGCTCGGGCTCGGCGAGTCCCGGGCGCCGGGCGACTGGCGCCCGCCGATCGTGAAGACGGTCGCCGCGCGGGCGCAGGGGGTCGACGAGGTCGTCGAGGCCCTGGAGAAGCACCGCGCCTGGATGGAGGAGCACGGTGTCCTCGCGGAGCGCCGCGCCCGGCGCGCCGCGCACGAGGTCGAGACCATCGCCGTCACCGCGCTGCGCGAGCGCATCGGCGACCTCGCCGGTGACCGCCGTCTGGACGCCCTCGCGGAGCGGATCGTCGCGGGCGAACTGGACCCCTACGCGGCGGCGGACGAACTGGTGGCGGGCCTGACCGGCGACTGAGCCCACCCCGCCGCCGCTCCCGCCGAGACCCGCAGGCGCGGCGCCTCGGATGGCCGCACGCCGCCGTACGGAACGCTGCCGGACAGGACGCCGCCGGACAGGCCGCATGCCGCCGACAGACGCCGCCGGACAGGCCGCATGCCGCCGGACAGACGCCGCCGGACAGGCCGCACCCTGTTCCCGGCCAGGTGCGGCATGGCGCGTCCGAGCAGGGCGCGAGGGGCCGCTCGTCGCCGGACCGGCGGCGGCGGTTCCGCGGCCGCCGCCGGTCCGGCGGGCCGCCCCGCTCGGCGGAGCCCGGGCCGGGTGTCCGGTAATCGCCGGTCGGCGGCGCACGACCGGGGTGCGGCGTGGCGCCGTCCGGCGATGCGTGCTGCAATGAGCCGATTCATCGAGGCTGTCACGTCGATGCGGGGTGTGGTGTGGGCGATCCGGCGTCGGCGGCACCTGCGGTCGCGCGGTCGGTGGGCGCGGCGCGAGTACCCCGGGGGCGGTCCCCGGGGCTCCGGCCGCCCGCCCCCGCGCCGGCACGGGCGGGGTCGTGCACATCGAGCAGGGCCCTGGGAACCCGGGCGTCGGCGGCACCTGCGGTCGCGCGGTCGGTGGGCGCGGCGCGAGTACCCCGGGGGCGGTCCCCGGGGCTCCGGCCGCCCGCCCCCGCGCCGGCACGGGCGGGGTCGTGCACATCGAGCAGGGCCCTGGGAACCCGGGCGTCGGCGGCACCTGCGGTCGCGCGGTCGGTGGGCGCGGCGCGAGTACCCCGGGGGCGGTCCCCGGGGCTCCGGCCGCCCGCCCCCGCGCCGGCACGGGCGGGGTCGTGCACATCGAGCAGGGCCCTGGGAACCCGGGCGTCGGCACGCCGCGCAGGGTGACGGACGCCCGGGGGACACCCTGTCCCGGCTGGTCGGGACCTCCGCGCCGCCGTCGCTCCCGCAGACGCGGGACCGGAGGAGCAACGGGGACGACAGCCGGGGAGGTCGGTCATCACCGGTGCCCGGGAGACGGCACGTGCGCCGCGCGGTCGTCCGCGGACCCGGGTGGTCTGCGATCCCGCCGTGCCGCACCGGGGGACCCTCCGGTCTCCGCCGCAGACCGTACGCCCGCCCGGCGGCACGGCGGAGAGTGCGGGCCGCGCCCCTCCCGGCCGCCGCCCGGCTGCCCCGTGCCGCCCCGGCCCCGTCGGTCCTCCCGGCCGCCGCCCGGCTGCCCCGTGCCGCCGCCCCGGCCGGTACCGCCCCTGCCCCGTTCGCCGACGGCCCCGGCCCCGCGTAGACCCCTGCCCGCCGCCCTCCGGACACCCTCACCGGCCGTGGCCCGGCCACGGCCTCTCTCGTGCGCGCCCGCGCGCCTCACCGAAGGAGAGGAAGACCGCCGTGAAGCATGTGCAGAAAGTGCTCCTCGTCAACGCCGGCACCGACGGAGACGTGTCCTCGATCGCCAACGACGGCACGTTCCCGGCCCTGGGCGTGGTCTCGCTCGCCACGGTCCTCCTGCGCGACCATCCGTATCTGGACGTGATCGCGCTCGACGGCCAGATCACACCCATGCCGGAGATCGAACAGCTCATCCGGGACTTCGAACCGGACGTCCTGGGACTGAGCGCCCTGGGCACCTCGTATCTGAACACGCTCCGCCTGGCCGAGGCCGGGAAGAACGCCGGGGCCGTGACCATCCTGGGCAACGACCAGGCGGCGGCCATGGCCCGGCAGATCCTGGCCCACCGCGAATGCGTGGACTACGTGTGCGCCGCGGACGTCGGCGAGTTCGCCCTGTCCGCCTTCGTCGACGCCCTGGACGGCGAGCGGCCCGTCACCTCCGTGCCGGGACTGCTGTACCGCACGGACGAGGGCGTCGTTCACAACCGCCTGCCGGAGATCCCCGCGCCCCTCGTCGACATCGGCGCCGGAGCCATGGTCGGCAACGTCCTGGACGCCATACCGGTACCGGACCGCTCCCTGATGCCCGCGGCCAACTGGGAGCGCTATCGGCAGAACTACCTGGCCCGGTACGGGAGCCTGCACGACGACGAGGAGGTCACCGGCGTCACCACCATCAACCGCGCCCGCGGCTGCGCACGGGTGAAGCACCCCTGCCACTTCTGCGGCATCGCCGACCTCAACCTGCGGTTCTCCTCCCCGGAAGTCTTCTGGCACGACGTCCGCGCCGCCCAGCAGCAGGTTGCGGCCACCATCTTCTACGAGGCGTTCGACAGCATGAGCAGTTCCCCGCGCTGGGTGGAACGGCTGGTGCAGGCCCGGCCGAAGGACATCGGCGACCCCAGGTTCTTCGTCTACACCCAGGCCGCCGAGACCACCGAGCGCATCGTCGACCTCTATCTGCGCCTGGGCGTGTACCGGGTCAACATGGGTCTGGAGTCCGGCGACACCCGCATGCTCAAGCTGTTGAAGGGGCCGCGCGACAGCCTGGAGAACAACCGGCGCGCCTGCGCCCTCTTCAAGGAGGCCGGCCTGCCCATCTACGGTTCGCTCGTCCTCGGCGGCCCCGGCGAGGATCACGAGAGCCTGGACAACACCGTCGCCTTCGCCCGCTGGCTGATCGACAACGAGATGATGGCCGCGCTCGAGGCCCAGCCCCTCTACCCCGACTTCGGCGCCCTGACCGGCCGCTGGATGATGAACCCCGATCTCGCCCGGGCCACGGCGAAGGACAAGGGCTTCGAGATCCTCGACGACGCGCTCCTCGATTCCATGCCCGAGAAGTACGGCCGCGGCGACATCGTCGACTTCGACGAGATCTCCATGGACTGGTGCAGGATCTTCAGCCGGGTCGGCTGGGACGAGCTGGTCGAGGCCACCCGCACCATCCGCGGCTACGCCGACCGGCACGGCACCGTCTCCGGATCCGCCCGCATCTCCGACAGCCGACTCGCCTGACCGTACTGCCCGGCCGGTGCCCGCCGCCACGACCGAGGAGCCGACGTGCTCACCCTCCTGCTCGCCACCGCCCTCTCCTGCGCCCTGGTGGTCCTCACCCCCGGGCCCGGCGTGCTCACCGTGCTGCACATCGGAACCGGCAGCGGGCGCCGTCCGGCCGCTCACTTCCTCCTCGGCCACCTCGCCGGCGACCTCATGTGGGCCCTGCTCGCCCTGGTCGCCCTGCGCTGGGTGCAACTCCTGTCCCCGGCGGTCTTCACCGCTCTGACCGTCGCCAGCGCCCTCTACCTCGTCTACCTCGGCGTCGGGGCGCTGGCCGCGGCCGCCGCACCGGACAGCGGCGCCTTCGCCTACGCTCGCCGCCCCCTCGCCCACGGCGCCGTGTTCGGCCTGACCAACCCCAAGAGCTATCCCGTCACCCTGGCCGTCTTCACGTCCGTGATCGCCGGGAACATCGAGCTGCTCACCGGGGCCACCGTCCCTCTCTTCCTCCTCGCCAGCGCCCTGGGCTGCATCGCCGCCGACGCCCTGCTCGTGTGGATCGTCGGCCTGCACACCGTCCGCAAGCTCTACGCCCGCGCGGCACCCTGGATCACCCGGGGCGTGGCCTTCCTCTTCTTCGGCTTCGCCGCCTACTCGCTCCTCCACCTCGGCTGAGCGGCCGCGGCCCGGGGACGTCCGTCCCGGACCGCTGCCACGCCCGGTGACGTGCGGCGGGGACGCGCGCCCGGCGGCATGCCGGGTGGCCGCGTCGACGCCTGGAGCGGGTGGCCGCGGCCGGGCACGCGCCCGTCCACGCACCGCGCCGGCTGCCCCCGTGCCCATTCCCCCAGGGCACGTGGTCGGACGGCGCGGCGCGGACGTCGGGCGCGGAGAGCGGCCCCGTACGGCCGGGCCCGTACGGCGGCGGTTTCAGCGGCCGTAGCCGTAGCCGTGTTTGCCGTGGCCGTGTTTGCCGTGGCCGTCGGTGTCCGCGGGCACCGTCAGACTCTGCCCCGGCGGCCGCGCAGGTGCTCCGCCACCGGCTTCAGGGACTCGTGGAGGTGGGCGAGAGCCTCCGGGGACAGCAGGTCGATGAAGTGCTGCCGCACGGAGTCGACGTGGTGCGGTGCGACCTTCTGCATGGTCTCCATGCCCTGGTCGGTGAGCACCGCGTACAGCCCGCGGCGGTCGGACTCGCAGTTCTCCCGGCGCACCAGGCCCGCGTTCTCCATGCGGGTGATCTGGTGGGACAGCCGGCTCTTGGACTGGAGTGTGGCCGCCGCCAGATCGCTCATCCTCATGCGCCGCTCGGGGGACTCGGAGAGGTTGACGAGGATCTCGTAGTCGTTGATGGTCAGGCCGAACGGTTGCAGATCCTTCTCCATCTGGTACGCAAGCAGCCTGTTGACGTCCAGATAGGTGCGCCAGGCGCACTGTTCCGCATCGCTCAGCCAGGGCGTGGCCGTCTCGGTTTCCATATATGAATGCTACCCTAAGAAGTTGAAATCGGGACGAAATGGGGACGGTCGCATCCGGCATCCCTGGTCCCCCGTGAAGGGCGCAGACGTTCGACGTCACACTCCGCAGCCTACCGCTCACAACCCGAAGCGGCGCTGGAGGTCCCCCAGCTGACCGGGCAGGCGCGGGGTGGTGCCGTGCTGACCGGGGCCGTGGCCACCGCCGGGCACCCCGTCCGCGTGCGGGACCGCACCCGTCACCACCTCCGGCATGAGCGCCTCGGTCGACTGCAGCAGCACCGTGCCCGCGCCCACGAACTCGAACTGGTGCTCCTCGCCGGAAGCCCCGCCGATCCCGGACAACTGCCGCAGACCGCCCATCACCCCGCTCATGTAACCGTGGTCGTAGTGGTGGCACGGAGAGGGGCAGTCCGCCCAGCCCACCAGCGCCTGCGGGTCCACCCGGATCGGCGGCTCCATGAAGACCACCGGCCCGTTCGACGCCGCGACGAACTTCCCGGTGCCGATCAGGGTGAGGAAGCCCGGCACGATCGACTGCTTCAGCGCCAGCGAGGGCTGGTACGCCAGCAGGTTCCCGGCGCGGATCGTCAGATTGCCGTCGTCGAGGTCGAAGGAGTTGACGTCGAAGGCCCGGTCGGCGAGCAGCATCTTGCCGCTGCCCTCGGCGACCACCCAGTCGCTCGCGTGCAGCGGCGAATGGAAACTGGTGCGCATCAGCCGGTCCAGCCGGCCATGGCCGATCCCGTTGAAGTCGATCCGCCCGTAGTAGGCGATCATCTTCCCCTTCTGCAGAAACCACTGGGAGCCCTTGAGCTCCACGCAGAAGGTGTACGAGTTGACGTTGTCGTCGCTCGGCAGCGACATCGGGTCATGGACCACCGGCGTGCTCACAGCTTCTCCTCCGACGCCTGGACGTACACCACACCACTGCCGCTCAGTTCCAGCTGGAACGCCTCGCCCGAGCCGCGCCCCACCATGTCGCGCCAGCCCAGCGCCGTGGAGAGCTTGTTCCGCACGTCGCCGTGGTGGGCGACGTACGCCTGCGGGTCGACATGGACCGGCCGGCCGGGTGTGATCGGCAGCTCGACCACCCCTCCGTGCGCCATGACCGCGACCGCGCCGTGGCCCTTCAGGGTGGTGGTGAAGAGGCCCTGGCCGGTGACCTGGCCGCGCACCATCCCCATGACCCCGCCCTGGGAGCCCATGAACATGGTGCCCTGCTGCAGCGTGCCGTCGAAGGCGAGCAGCCGGTCGGCCTCGACGTAGAGGGTGTCACCGGTGAGGTTGACGACCTGGATGTGGTGGCCGCCGTGGCCGAACATGACCGTGCCGGAGCCTTCCACCGTCATCAGCGGAGCGGCCTCGTTGGTGACCCGGCGCCCGATCATCGACATCAGGCCGCCCTGGCCGCCGGCGATGTTCGGGGTGAAGGAGACGTCGCCCTTGTAGGCGAGCATCGCGCCGCGCTGGCTGTACATCTTCTGG
It encodes the following:
- a CDS encoding MarR family winged helix-turn-helix transcriptional regulator, translating into METETATPWLSDAEQCAWRTYLDVNRLLAYQMEKDLQPFGLTINDYEILVNLSESPERRMRMSDLAAATLQSKSRLSHQITRMENAGLVRRENCESDRRGLYAVLTDQGMETMQKVAPHHVDSVRQHFIDLLSPEALAHLHESLKPVAEHLRGRRGRV
- a CDS encoding LysE family translocator; the encoded protein is MLTLLLATALSCALVVLTPGPGVLTVLHIGTGSGRRPAAHFLLGHLAGDLMWALLALVALRWVQLLSPAVFTALTVASALYLVYLGVGALAAAAAPDSGAFAYARRPLAHGAVFGLTNPKSYPVTLAVFTSVIAGNIELLTGATVPLFLLASALGCIAADALLVWIVGLHTVRKLYARAAPWITRGVAFLFFGFAAYSLLHLG
- a CDS encoding AIM24 family protein, coding for MSTPVVHDPMSLPSDDNVNSYTFCVELKGSQWFLQKGKMIAYYGRIDFNGIGHGRLDRLMRTSFHSPLHASDWVVAEGSGKMLLADRAFDVNSFDLDDGNLTIRAGNLLAYQPSLALKQSIVPGFLTLIGTGKFVAASNGPVVFMEPPIRVDPQALVGWADCPSPCHHYDHGYMSGVMGGLRQLSGIGGASGEEHQFEFVGAGTVLLQSTEALMPEVVTGAVPHADGVPGGGHGPGQHGTTPRLPGQLGDLQRRFGL
- the meaB gene encoding methylmalonyl Co-A mutase-associated GTPase MeaB, which produces MVDVPQLVAQAREGRPRAVARLISLVEGASPQLREVMAELAPLTGGAYVVGLTGSPGVGKSTSTSALVTAYRKAGRRVGVLAVDPSSPFSGGALLGDRVRMSDHASDPGVYIRSMATRGHLGGLAWAAPQAIRVLDAAGCDVVLVETVGVGQSEVEIASQADTSVVLLAPGMGDGIQAAKAGILEIGDVYVVNKADRDGADATARELNHMLGLGESRAPGDWRPPIVKTVAARAQGVDEVVEALEKHRAWMEEHGVLAERRARRAAHEVETIAVTALRERIGDLAGDRRLDALAERIVAGELDPYAAADELVAGLTGD
- a CDS encoding acetyl-CoA C-acetyltransferase, giving the protein MTGTKSTTSVIVAGARTPMGRLLGSLKSFSGADLGGFAIKAALDRAGIGGDQVQYVIMGQVLQAGAGQIPARQAAVKAGIPMSVPALTVNKVCLSGLDAIALADQLIRAGEFDIVVAGGQESMTNAPHLLPKSREGFKYGAIGMLDAMAHDGLTDSFEGIAMGESTEKHNTRLGIARPEQDEVAALSHQRAAAAQKNGLFEAEITPVEIPQRKGEPVVFSKDEGIRAETTAESLGKLRPAFAKDGTITAGTSSQISDGAAAVVVMSKARAEELGLDWIAEIGAHGNVAGPDNSLQSQPSNAIAHALGKEGLEVSDLDLIEINEAFAAVAVQSMKDLGVSPEKVNVNGGAIALGHPIGMSGARIVLHLALELRRRGGGIGAAALCGGGGQGDALIVRVPAK
- the mce gene encoding methylmalonyl-CoA epimerase codes for the protein MLTRIDHIGIACFDLERTVEFYRATYGFEVFHTEVNEEQGVREAMLKINETSDGGASYLQLLEPTREDSAVGKWLARNGEGVHHIAFGTADVDGAADDIRGKGVRVLYDEPRTGSMGSRITFLHPKDCHGVLTELVTSAAPSSAEH
- a CDS encoding AIM24 family protein — translated: MPFREVNSKMVEAAVVPGQKMYSQRGAMLAYKGDVSFTPNIAGGQGGLMSMIGRRVTNEAAPLMTVEGSGTVMFGHGGHHIQVVNLTGDTLYVEADRLLAFDGTLQQGTMFMGSQGGVMGMVRGQVTGQGLFTTTLKGHGAVAVMAHGGVVELPITPGRPVHVDPQAYVAHHGDVRNKLSTALGWRDMVGRGSGEAFQLELSGSGVVYVQASEEKL
- a CDS encoding B12-binding domain-containing radical SAM protein, whose amino-acid sequence is MKHVQKVLLVNAGTDGDVSSIANDGTFPALGVVSLATVLLRDHPYLDVIALDGQITPMPEIEQLIRDFEPDVLGLSALGTSYLNTLRLAEAGKNAGAVTILGNDQAAAMARQILAHRECVDYVCAADVGEFALSAFVDALDGERPVTSVPGLLYRTDEGVVHNRLPEIPAPLVDIGAGAMVGNVLDAIPVPDRSLMPAANWERYRQNYLARYGSLHDDEEVTGVTTINRARGCARVKHPCHFCGIADLNLRFSSPEVFWHDVRAAQQQVAATIFYEAFDSMSSSPRWVERLVQARPKDIGDPRFFVYTQAAETTERIVDLYLRLGVYRVNMGLESGDTRMLKLLKGPRDSLENNRRACALFKEAGLPIYGSLVLGGPGEDHESLDNTVAFARWLIDNEMMAALEAQPLYPDFGALTGRWMMNPDLARATAKDKGFEILDDALLDSMPEKYGRGDIVDFDEISMDWCRIFSRVGWDELVEATRTIRGYADRHGTVSGSARISDSRLA